From a region of the Calliphora vicina chromosome 4, idCalVici1.1, whole genome shotgun sequence genome:
- the LOC135958452 gene encoding uncharacterized protein LOC135958452, which yields MQILGVQHLKTTAYHPQANGMVERWHRTVKTAIKCHATEDWCFVLSIVLLGLRAAVKEDSKSSPAEMVFGSALRLPGEFFQESRINTNSTEFVKLLRRKMQLLKPNCASRHHVGKFFMQPSLKDCSYVFVRSDHVRAPLEPPYTGPFEVIAKSDKYFKVQLQQRKANISIDRLKAAYVPADYNFNHTNSGSLPHSSSDSTDNSMVEYQPVPSPDSLEEQSSIHTSDSNCQEEVMKTTRSGRHVHFPARYL from the coding sequence ATGCAGATTCTGGGCGTGCAACATCTAAAGACAACAGCGTACCACCCTCAAGCAAATGGTATGGTCGAGAGGTGGCACCGCACAGTTAAAACTGCAATAAAGTGTCACGCCACAGAAGACTGGTGCTTCGTATTATCCATCGTTTTACTAGGTCTTCGGGCAGCAGTAAAAGAAGACAGCAAATCCAGCCCGGCCGAAATGGTTTTTGGAAGCGCTTTACGTTTGCCAGGCGAATTTTTTCAAGAGTCGAGAATAAACACTAACAGCACCGAATTCGTCAAGCTGCTACGACGCAAAATGCAGTTATTAAAACCTAATTGTGCTTCCCGTCATCATGTTGGTAAATTTTTCATGCAGCCAAGTCTTAAGGACTGTAGCTACGTTTTTGTCCGAAGCGACCACGTTCGGGCTCCGTTGGAACCACCTTACACGGGCCCATTCGAAGTTATTGCAAAaagtgataaatatttcaaagtacaATTACAACAACGCAAAGCCAACATTTCTATTGACAGACTAAAAGCAGCATACGTTCCAGCTGACTACAATTTCAATCACACAAATAGTGGAAGTCTACCCCATTCATCGTCAGATTCAACAGACAACTCTATGGTAGAATACCAACCAGTGCCTTCACCGGATAGTCTGGAAGAGCAAAGCAGTATCCATACATCAGATTCGAATTGCCAAGAAGAGGTTATGAAAACCACACGCTCCGGAAGACATGTCCACTTTCCAGCTCGTTACCTATGA